In one window of Arachis ipaensis cultivar K30076 chromosome B06, Araip1.1, whole genome shotgun sequence DNA:
- the LOC107645766 gene encoding peptidyl-prolyl cis-trans isomerase CYP19-3 — MSNPKVFFDIAIGRMKAGRIVMELFADVTPKTAENFRALCTGEKGIGNSGKPLHYKGSSFHRIIPQFMCQGGDFTRGNGTGGESIYGSKFADENFKLKHTGPGMLSMANAGPHTNGSQFFICTAKTEWLDGKHVVFGKVIDGYSVVKEMEKVGSNAGKTSEPVVIEDCGQIAEN, encoded by the coding sequence ATGTCGAATCCAAAAGTTTTCTTTGACATTGCAATTGGAAGGATGAAAGCAGGGAGAATAGTAATGGAGCTGTTTGCTGATGTAACACCAAAAACAGCTGAAAACTTCAGGGCTCTATGCACCGGAGAGAAGGGGATTGGAAACTCTGGGAAACCTTTGCACTACAAAGGGTCTTCGTTTCACCGAATTATTCCTCAGTTTATGTGTCAGGGTGGAGATTTTACCAGAGGGAATGGGACTGGTGGAGAGTCAATTTATGGTTCTAAATTCGCCGATGAGAATTTCAAGTTGAAGCATACAGGACCTGGTATGCTTTCCATGGCAAATGCAGGGCCCCATACAAATGGTTCTCAGTTTTTTATATGTACTGCCAAGACTGAATGGCTTGATGGGAAGCATGTTGTGTTTGGAAAAGTTATTGATGGGTACAGTGTGGTTAAGGAGATGGAGAAGGTTGGTTCAAATGCTGGGAAGACATCTGAACCGGTTGTTATAGAAGATTGTGGTCAGATAGCAGAGAATTGA